The following are from one region of the Stigmatella ashevillena genome:
- a CDS encoding VOC family protein has translation MASMIHLDHVALPAREPERAARFLARVLGTQVAADDSESAFFNVSLGADTTLVYVPVGEVASHHLALRVDGATFDAAVAMLHATSTVFGNDPETPDNGQITDPRGGRGRIYFSDPEGHFFELIV, from the coding sequence ATGGCATCGATGATACACCTTGACCACGTCGCTCTGCCGGCGCGCGAGCCTGAACGCGCCGCGCGCTTCCTGGCGCGGGTGCTGGGGACCCAGGTTGCTGCCGACGACTCCGAGAGCGCGTTCTTCAACGTCTCGCTTGGCGCCGATACTACGCTTGTTTACGTCCCCGTGGGCGAGGTTGCGAGTCACCACCTCGCGCTGCGCGTCGATGGCGCAACGTTCGACGCTGCGGTCGCAATGTTGCACGCGACCAGCACCGTGTTCGGCAACGACCCCGAGACACCCGACAACGGACAGATTACCGACCCGCGTGGGGGGCGAGGACGCATCTACTTCAGCGACCCTGAGGGGCACTTTTTTGAGTTGATTGTGTGA
- a CDS encoding uracil-DNA glycosylase — protein sequence MWERLPEGWKQELKGALEAPSAEALERFVEQERGEATIYPPEEELFSAFQLTPPERVKVLILGQDPYHGPGQAHGLAFSVRPGVRLPPSLVNIFKELQSDLGLPPAMGGSLVSWAEQGVLLLNAVLTVRAGTPNSHAAHGWEEFTDAVIQAVSARPEPGVFVLWGGYARKKKKLIDTQRHAILESAHPSPLSASQGFFGSRPFSRINEALTARGREPIDWRLPG from the coding sequence ATGTGGGAACGGTTGCCGGAGGGGTGGAAGCAGGAACTCAAGGGGGCGCTGGAGGCGCCCTCGGCCGAGGCGCTGGAGCGCTTCGTGGAGCAAGAGCGGGGGGAGGCCACCATCTACCCGCCGGAGGAGGAGTTGTTCTCGGCGTTCCAGTTGACGCCGCCCGAGCGGGTGAAGGTGCTGATTCTGGGGCAGGACCCCTACCATGGGCCGGGGCAGGCGCACGGCCTGGCCTTCTCGGTCCGTCCGGGGGTGAGGTTGCCGCCCTCCTTGGTAAACATCTTCAAGGAGCTTCAGAGCGACCTGGGGTTGCCCCCGGCCATGGGGGGCTCGCTGGTGTCCTGGGCGGAGCAGGGGGTGCTGCTCCTGAACGCGGTGTTGACGGTGCGGGCGGGCACTCCCAACAGCCATGCGGCACACGGCTGGGAGGAGTTCACGGACGCGGTCATCCAGGCGGTGAGCGCGAGGCCGGAGCCAGGGGTGTTCGTCCTGTGGGGAGGCTACGCGCGCAAGAAGAAGAAGCTCATCGACACGCAGCGGCATGCCATCCTCGAGTCGGCGCACCCCTCGCCGCTATCGGCCTCGCAGGGCTTCTTCGGCAGCCGTCCCTTCAGCCGCATCAACGAGGCGCTCACCGCGCGGGGCCGGGAGCCCATCGACTGGCGCTTGCCGGGGTGA
- a CDS encoding DUF3592 domain-containing protein — protein MRLLWGFIHLLCALLAAVGTVLLVVGLKEVWRASRTRRWPTAPGKVISTEELQHLRRAPPEEGGGTRLLYEALVHYEYTVGRVLIGSTRVRVSPTATSSEARSQAILARYPPGQEIRVFYNPGDPTESVLDPGAHPLDFIRVGVGGALVFMAVAAQLIVRWFAARL, from the coding sequence GTGCGTCTGCTCTGGGGCTTCATTCACCTGCTCTGTGCGTTGCTCGCGGCCGTGGGGACGGTGCTGCTGGTGGTGGGGTTGAAGGAGGTCTGGCGCGCGTCCCGCACGCGGCGCTGGCCCACTGCTCCGGGCAAGGTCATCTCCACGGAGGAGCTTCAGCACCTTCGGAGGGCCCCCCCCGAGGAGGGGGGGGGAACCCGCCTCTTGTATGAGGCCCTGGTTCACTACGAGTACACCGTGGGCCGGGTGCTCATCGGCTCGACCCGTGTCCGCGTCAGCCCCACCGCGACGAGCAGCGAGGCGCGCTCCCAGGCCATCCTGGCGCGCTATCCCCCCGGTCAGGAGATCCGGGTCTTCTACAACCCAGGAGACCCCACCGAGTCCGTGCTGGATCCAGGCGCGCACCCCTTGGATTTCATCCGGGTTGGCGTGGGAGGGGCCCTCGTGTTCATGGCCGTGGCCGCCCAGCTCATCGTCCGGTGGTTCGCCGCGCGCTTGTGA
- a CDS encoding acyl-homoserine-lactone synthase yields the protein MSRVVIGRTSDAHMTPELIDGMFRLRHRVFRELLGWDVESHDGRERDRFDALDPVYIVAHDEDRQEVVGCWRLIPTTGPYMLRDVFPQLLRGGSAPRDPHIWEVSRFATALGARGGSQADFGPVALQMIWKAVDFCLQNDVQSFITATSVDLERRWHAVGVPTKRLGDGQVELLGNVPSVACWVDVGEEMLRFLEIKSGVRPERIKGHSPGGGSSGSG from the coding sequence ATGAGCCGCGTGGTCATTGGTCGTACGAGTGATGCTCACATGACGCCCGAGCTGATCGACGGGATGTTCCGTTTGAGGCACCGAGTCTTTCGTGAGCTGTTGGGCTGGGATGTGGAGAGCCACGATGGAAGGGAGCGCGATCGCTTCGACGCACTGGATCCAGTCTACATCGTGGCCCATGACGAGGATCGTCAAGAGGTGGTGGGGTGTTGGCGCCTCATCCCGACGACCGGTCCATACATGCTGAGGGATGTCTTTCCACAGCTCCTGCGGGGTGGGTCGGCCCCACGCGATCCGCATATCTGGGAGGTAAGCCGCTTCGCGACGGCACTCGGGGCGCGGGGTGGAAGCCAAGCAGACTTTGGACCCGTAGCGCTGCAGATGATCTGGAAGGCGGTGGATTTCTGCCTCCAGAATGACGTCCAGAGCTTTATTACCGCTACCAGCGTGGACTTGGAGCGCCGGTGGCATGCGGTGGGAGTCCCCACGAAGCGCCTGGGAGATGGACAGGTGGAGCTACTCGGGAACGTTCCCTCGGTGGCCTGTTGGGTGGATGTCGGAGAGGAGATGCTCCGCTTCCTCGAGATCAAGTCCGGTGTGCGGCCGGAGCGCATCAAGGGTCACTCCCCGGGCGGCGGCTCCAGCGGGAGCGGGTAG
- a CDS encoding Kelch repeat-containing protein: MKRFKSALALAGLLSLNVQAGTWSPTSQAPMSYAAEAIMRLRGTGEAMTISAGFVQRYNPYTDTWRITSPMCSPGMCSNPMLTEFPSGKVLAISRAPGRMGGEVRLSTYSPTTDQWTYLTQGFQVYRMDPAMTLLPSGRALVTGGYHYPSIPRATALSSVEEFDPVTETWTLLPGQMLTARSFHSATVLYSGKVLVTGGYTSDFQPIASAELYDPATGTWTAAGTLSHPRGRHQAIRLGSGHVMVLSNNQEGPSETATAVDIYDPYNQRWYAGPALPFTQPSSATLLTTNEVLVTNNSGQAALYSPSQNAWWLEPSSSPSSYLRPAVLLYTGQVLFMPGNRLSAERYMR, from the coding sequence ATGAAGCGCTTCAAGTCAGCTCTGGCACTGGCAGGATTGCTTTCCCTCAACGTTCAGGCCGGGACGTGGTCCCCCACGTCCCAAGCGCCCATGTCCTATGCCGCCGAGGCGATCATGCGCCTCCGCGGCACGGGGGAGGCCATGACCATCAGTGCGGGATTCGTGCAGCGCTACAATCCCTACACAGACACATGGCGAATCACGAGCCCCATGTGTTCTCCCGGGATGTGCAGCAACCCCATGCTGACCGAGTTCCCCTCCGGCAAGGTGCTGGCCATCTCAAGGGCCCCAGGCCGGATGGGTGGCGAGGTGAGACTGAGTACCTATTCGCCGACGACGGATCAGTGGACCTACCTGACGCAAGGGTTCCAGGTTTACCGCATGGATCCGGCCATGACGTTGCTTCCCTCGGGTCGAGCCCTCGTGACGGGGGGCTATCACTACCCGAGCATCCCGCGGGCCACCGCCCTGTCGAGCGTGGAGGAATTCGATCCCGTCACGGAGACGTGGACCCTTCTGCCAGGACAGATGCTGACGGCCCGGAGCTTCCATAGCGCGACGGTGCTCTATTCGGGCAAGGTCCTGGTCACCGGGGGTTACACGTCGGACTTTCAGCCCATCGCATCGGCCGAGCTGTACGATCCCGCCACGGGAACCTGGACGGCGGCGGGCACGCTGTCACATCCCCGGGGCCGCCATCAGGCGATCCGGCTCGGTTCGGGCCACGTGATGGTCTTGAGCAATAATCAAGAAGGCCCCTCCGAGACAGCGACCGCCGTGGACATCTATGACCCGTACAATCAGCGCTGGTACGCGGGACCCGCACTTCCCTTCACGCAGCCTTCCAGCGCGACGCTGCTCACCACCAACGAAGTGCTGGTCACGAACAACAGTGGACAGGCGGCGCTGTACTCGCCTTCCCAGAATGCTTGGTGGTTGGAGCCCTCCTCCTCCCCTTCCTCTTATTTGAGGCCTGCGGTCCTGCTCTACACGGGCCAAGTGCTCTTCATGCCTGGCAACCGGCTTAGTGCGGAGCGCTACATGCGCTGA
- a CDS encoding tetratricopeptide repeat protein, with protein sequence MSTPRFEALLKSGDVQQAREEAEGAFRRNPADRRALIALAKLAVLDGEATKAESYLQKAAGGTAEDEVDVGLVRASLLMQRGEAGPAQALYSKLTQSQPPRAEAFYGLGFLLAEAGDNTAACAALERAVQLEPEGAVYHFQLARVLFALARLKEAFQHLEQSLRLNPGHVPSYLVFAIALQAGGELEAAEDILRQGLKVAPDEPHLLKALSNVLAGKGDFPGAVEAAETLARVQPDHPSALSNLARFRMAQRNFPEALALCRKLSERGQATSLSRSVEAMIYETQEPPDLKAAVAAWRSAMKLDPQDWGPANNLGLLLLTRMEGPDVQKQAKEALEEALRRAPEQPEPQLNLALVSVQLGDKARAKALTQALLSRGASLAPELKEQAERLLKQLD encoded by the coding sequence ATGAGCACTCCGCGTTTCGAGGCACTTCTCAAGTCGGGTGATGTGCAGCAGGCGCGGGAGGAGGCCGAAGGGGCCTTCCGGCGCAATCCCGCCGACCGGCGGGCGCTGATTGCGCTGGCGAAGCTGGCGGTGCTGGACGGAGAGGCGACCAAAGCGGAGTCCTACCTGCAGAAGGCCGCGGGAGGAACCGCCGAGGACGAGGTGGACGTGGGGCTGGTGCGCGCCTCGCTGCTCATGCAGCGGGGAGAGGCGGGGCCGGCCCAGGCGCTCTACAGCAAGCTGACGCAGTCTCAGCCGCCGCGCGCGGAGGCCTTCTACGGACTGGGCTTCTTGCTGGCCGAGGCAGGGGACAACACTGCGGCGTGCGCGGCCTTGGAGCGCGCCGTCCAGCTCGAGCCAGAGGGAGCGGTCTACCACTTCCAACTGGCGCGGGTCCTGTTTGCCCTGGCGCGGCTGAAGGAAGCGTTCCAGCACCTGGAGCAGTCGCTGCGGCTCAACCCCGGGCACGTGCCGTCCTACCTCGTCTTCGCCATCGCGTTGCAGGCGGGCGGAGAGCTGGAGGCGGCCGAGGACATCCTGCGCCAGGGGTTGAAGGTGGCCCCGGACGAGCCCCACCTCTTGAAGGCGCTGAGCAACGTGCTGGCGGGCAAGGGGGACTTCCCGGGCGCGGTGGAAGCGGCGGAGACGCTGGCGCGCGTCCAGCCCGACCACCCGTCGGCGCTGAGCAACCTGGCGCGCTTCCGGATGGCGCAGCGCAATTTCCCCGAGGCGCTCGCGCTGTGCCGCAAGCTCTCCGAGCGCGGACAGGCCACGTCGCTGAGCCGCTCGGTGGAGGCGATGATCTACGAGACCCAGGAGCCCCCCGACCTGAAGGCGGCGGTGGCGGCGTGGCGCTCGGCCATGAAGCTGGACCCGCAGGACTGGGGCCCGGCCAACAACCTGGGCTTGCTGCTGCTGACGCGGATGGAAGGGCCCGACGTGCAGAAGCAGGCGAAGGAGGCGCTGGAGGAGGCCTTGCGCCGGGCGCCGGAGCAGCCCGAGCCCCAGCTCAACCTGGCGCTGGTGTCTGTCCAATTGGGCGACAAGGCCCGGGCGAAGGCGCTGACACAGGCCCTGTTGTCGCGCGGGGCCTCGCTGGCGCCGGAACTGAAGGAGCAGGCCGAGCGGCTGCTGAAGCAGCTCGACTGA
- a CDS encoding glycoside hydrolase family 43 protein translates to MKTYRWAAALTVLSAAAVSGVGCGDEAGGEAQAALATAQAPLACTTRIVYGDAWIHPGHPDQFDTADGQVTWDGTCVNEGSNSYAVLSNGWKPYFTGNNACVMSFDSDCAGTPACSTRVTYGPKWIHANPGTYDDVGGRVFWDRSCVNEGSNSYATLSNGWKPFFTGANGCAMTFRYTGCGGLYRNPVFPTDCADPGVIFDGGKYIAVCTSGGAANGFPIRTSSDLVTWTQAGFIFPSGKKPAWTSSDFWAPEIHRVGSRYIAYYTARATNGVLSIGAATAASPLGPFTDLGRPLIQDATMGMIDATFFTDTAGTKYLVWKADGNAVGQKTPIYGQALSADGLSLVGARQTLITNDRSWEGGVVEAPWVVAKDGYYYLFYSGNAYYNGTYAIGVARATSPLGPYTKASAPILKTVPGWEGPGHGSVITSPSGTSVMVYHAWNSAHTARVMLVDAIVWSNGWPSMPAAPSVSSRPMP, encoded by the coding sequence ATGAAGACCTATCGGTGGGCTGCGGCCCTGACCGTCTTGAGTGCCGCCGCAGTCTCTGGCGTGGGATGTGGCGATGAGGCAGGGGGCGAGGCGCAGGCGGCACTGGCCACCGCCCAGGCGCCGCTCGCATGTACCACCCGCATCGTGTACGGCGATGCGTGGATCCATCCTGGGCACCCGGATCAATTCGACACCGCGGACGGCCAGGTGACCTGGGATGGTACCTGCGTCAACGAGGGATCCAATTCCTACGCGGTGCTCTCCAACGGGTGGAAGCCGTACTTCACCGGCAACAACGCGTGCGTGATGTCGTTCGACTCGGACTGCGCGGGCACCCCTGCGTGCTCCACGCGCGTCACCTATGGTCCGAAGTGGATCCACGCCAACCCGGGGACTTATGACGACGTGGGCGGGCGCGTGTTCTGGGACCGCTCGTGTGTCAATGAGGGATCCAACTCCTACGCGACGCTCTCCAATGGCTGGAAGCCGTTCTTCACCGGTGCCAATGGCTGCGCCATGACGTTCAGGTACACGGGGTGTGGAGGCCTCTACCGGAACCCGGTGTTCCCCACGGACTGCGCCGACCCAGGCGTCATCTTCGATGGGGGCAAGTACATCGCGGTGTGCACGTCGGGCGGCGCCGCCAATGGGTTCCCCATCCGGACGTCTTCGGACCTGGTGACCTGGACGCAGGCGGGCTTCATCTTCCCATCGGGCAAGAAGCCCGCCTGGACCTCCTCGGACTTCTGGGCTCCGGAGATCCACCGCGTGGGCTCGCGCTACATCGCCTACTACACGGCGCGCGCCACCAATGGGGTCCTGTCGATTGGCGCCGCCACCGCCGCCAGTCCGCTCGGGCCCTTCACCGATTTGGGCCGCCCCCTGATTCAGGACGCGACGATGGGGATGATCGACGCCACGTTCTTCACCGACACCGCGGGCACGAAGTACCTGGTGTGGAAGGCGGACGGCAACGCGGTGGGGCAGAAGACGCCCATTTACGGTCAGGCGCTCTCGGCGGATGGCCTGTCACTGGTCGGCGCGCGGCAGACGCTCATCACCAATGATCGTTCCTGGGAGGGTGGGGTGGTCGAGGCGCCGTGGGTCGTGGCGAAGGATGGCTACTACTACCTCTTCTACAGTGGCAATGCCTATTACAACGGCACCTACGCTATCGGCGTGGCCCGCGCGACGAGCCCCCTGGGCCCGTACACCAAGGCCAGCGCTCCCATCCTCAAGACCGTGCCGGGCTGGGAAGGCCCTGGGCACGGCTCGGTCATCACCTCCCCCTCGGGGACCTCGGTGATGGTGTACCACGCATGGAACAGCGCCCACACCGCGCGCGTGATGCTCGTGGATGCCATTGTCTGGAGCAACGGTTGGCCGTCCATGCCAG